The Helicobacter anatolicus genomic interval ATTCAAAAACTTCTTCAACAAAAACCAAATGATATTATTGGTCTTTCTGTGCCTAATATGCCAATTGGAAGCCCAGGAATGGAGCAAGGGGATTATAAAGAGAACTATAACACTTATGCAATTAAAAAAGATGGCAGTATTATAATATGGAGTAGACATTAATCTATAATTTTAAAGTTATGGCAAAGATTACATATATTTACCAAATAGATTAAGATTAAAGCTTTTTAAGTAAAATTAAAAAAATAAAAGGGGTAAAATGTTAAAGTATCAGAGATTCCGAGATTTTTTATTTAAGTTTGATGCAGAAAATATCCATAATCTTGCAGAAAATTTTTTGGCACATTTTGCAAATAAACCCATTATTCAAGATGTTTTACTAAAAAAATTTTACTATCAAGATTCTATGCTTTATTACAGAGTATGCGGAATCCCTTTTAACAACCCCATTGGACTTGCAGCTGGATTTGACAAAAATGCTAGAATGCTAGAAGGCTTAGCTACATTAGGATTTGGATTTTTAGAACTTGGAACAATCACAAAACTCCCACAATCAGGGAATCCAAAACCTAGACTTTTTAGACATATCGAGGAAAAAAGCATACAAAATGCAATGGGATTTAATAATGATGGTGCAGATGCAATTAAGGAGCGTTTAAAAAAATCCTATCCTTTTTGCTTGCCCATTGGTATCAATTTTGGAAAAAATAAACAAACTAAACAAGAAGATGCATTAAGCGATTATGAGAAACTTTTACAAGAATTTTTAACACTTGGAGATTATTATGTCTTCAATCTTTCATCACCAAATACACTAAATTTGCGCGATTTACAAAACGAAAGCTTTGTTGGAGAGCTTTTTAGTATGGCAAGAACATATACAAACAAACCTTTATTTTTAAAAATAGCACCAGATATTTCTACAGATTCAATGTTGCAAGTATGCAAAAAAGCTATTGATACGGGGGCTAGTGGAATTATTGCAACAAATACCACTCTTGATTATAGTGTGGTCAAAAACCCTAAAGATATTGGCGGAATTAGTGGTGCAGCATTACGACAAAAAAGCTCTGAGGTTTTTAAAATTTTAGCGCAAAACTTCTTCAAAGAAACTACCCTTATTGCCGTAGGCGGGATTAGTAGTGCAATGGATGCTTATGAAAGAATCCTCCATGGTGCAAGTTTGGTACAAGTATATACAGGTTTTATTTTTGAAGGTCCTAGTATTTGCAAAAATATCAATCAAGAATTAACCACACTGCTAAAAGCAGATGGTTTTAGTAATATCAAAGAAGCAATAGGTGCAAATTTATGAAAAAAATTTTATTTTTATTAGGAGTGATTGTAAGTATGAGTATTGCAAGCAATTTGCCAAAATATGAAAGCAGAAAACTAGAAAATGGTCTTGAAGTTGTTGTTATTCCTTTGCAAAATCAGAGCAACGTGATACAAACTAGTATATTTTACAAAGTTGGATCAAGAAATGAGTTTATGGGAAAAAGTGGAATTGCTCATATGTTAGAGCATCTAAACTTTAAATCTACACAAAATCTAAAGGCTGGTGAATTTGATGAGATTGTAAAAAAATTTGGTGGGGTTGATAATGCTTCCACGGGCTTTGATTATACACATTATTATATCAAATCAAGCACACAAAACCTTGATAAATCCCTAGAGCTTTTTGCTGAAGTAATGCAGAATCTTTTGCTAAAAGAAGAAGAATTTCTACCTGAACGCGATGTAGTAGCTGAGGAAAGACGCTGGCGAACAGACAATTCTCCTATAGGAACGCTTTATTTTAGATTTTTCAACACAGCATTTATATATCACCCCTACCACTGGACTCCCATTGGCTTTATGGATGATATTTTAAATTGGAAAATTGATGATATTAAGGCTTTCCACAAAACATACTATCAGCCACAAAATGCTATTGTACTAGTTGCAGGAGATGTAGATGCTAATAAAGTTTTTGAAAAAGTAGAAAAATATTTTTCCACGATCAAAAACAAAACAACATTACCGCATTTTTTTAGCAAAGAACCCAAACAAGATGGTGAAAGAAGCGCAATAATCCATAAAGATACACAAGTAGAGTGGTTAGCTTTTGGATTTAAAATTCCAAACTTTAAACATAAAGATCAAATTGCATTAAATGCGCTATCTGGGCTTCTTAGCAACGGAAAAAGTAGTCTCCTTTATCGCGAACTTGTAGATAAAAAACGCCTTGTCAATCAAATCTATGGATATAATATGGATCTTATTGATGAGGGAATCTTTATGTTTATTGCCGCGGCAAATCAAGGAGTAAGTGCAGAAAATATTAGAAAAGAAATCTTAAAAATTATAGAAGAAATTAAGCAGGGGAATGTCTCCAATGAAGAATTAGAAAAACTAAAAATTAATGCAAAGGCAGAATTTTTATACAATCTTGAAAGTGCTTCTGGTGTAGCAGATTTATTTGGAAGTTATTTTGCTAGAGGAAGTATACAACCCCTCTTAGAGTATGAAGAAAATTTTGATAAACTAACCAAAGAAGATATTTGTGCAGTAGCAAAAAAATATCTCATTTTAAATCAATCTACAAGCGTAATTCTCAAGCCACAAAAGGAGAAATGATGGGTTCTGGATTTAATGGTGCGATGAGTGCTTTAATTACCCCATTTAAAAACAACAAAATTGATGAAGAAACTTATATTCAAAACATCAAAAGACAAATTAAGTATGGCATGCAAGCATGCGTCCCTGTAGGAACCACGGGAGAATCCGCCACTCTTAGCCATAATGAACATAAAAAATGCATAGAAATTGCAGTTGAAACTTGCAAAAATACAGGAGTAAAAGTCTTAGCAGGTGCTGGTAGCAATGCAACCTCTGAAGCTATTGAACTAGCAGTTTTTGCACAAAAATGTGGAGCAGATGCAATTTTATGTGTTAGCCCTTATTATAATAAACCCACACAAGAAGGGATTTACCAACACTATAAAGCAGTGGCAAATAGCGTAGAAATACCACTAATGCTTTATAATGTACCTGGTAGAACAGGTGTTGAGATAGAATCTCACACTGCAATTAGGCTTTTTCAAGATGTAACAAATATTTTTGCTATCAAAGAAGCAAATGGTTCAATGAATACAATCATTGAACTCAATACTTATGCAAACGATTTGGCAATTTTTAGTGGGGAAGATTCTATAAATTATCCCATTTTAGCAAATGGGGGCAAAGGTGTAATTTCTGTAACAGGAAATTTATTGCCTGATAAAATTGCAAACCTTACTAACTATGCACTTTCTGGAAAATTATCAGAATCTAAAGCAATAAATAATGAACTTTATGATATAAATAGAGTTTTATTTTGCGAAAGCAATCCGATACCTATAAAAGCGGCAATGTATTTATCAGGTTTAATAAATACGCTAGAATATAGACTGCCACTTCTAGCTCCTACAAAAGAACATATGGAGCTGATTGAAAAAACTTTACAAAAATATGAGGTGCTAAGATAATGAATAAAACAAAAGAATATATGCAAGGAAAAACTTTAGTCATTAGTGGAGCAACAAGAGGGATTGGTAAGGCAATTTTATATAGATTTGCAGAATATGGTGTAAATATTGCCTTTACTTACAACAAAAATGAGGAAGAGGCAAGAAAAATTGCTGAGGATGTGAGTAAAAAATACAACATTAAAGCAAAATATTATCCCTTAAATGTGTTGGAACCTGAACAATATATAGATCTCTTCAAACAAATTGATGAGGATTTCAATCGGGTAGATTTTTTTATCTCTAATGCAATTATCTATGGTCGTAGTGTTGTGGGTGGATTTGCTCCTTTTATGCGTTTAAAACCTAAAGGATTAAATAATATCTATACTGCTACTGTTTTAGCTTTTGTTGTAGGAGCACAAGAAGCAGCAAAAAGAATGAAAGAAGTAGGTGGTGGAGCAATTATTTCTTTAAGTTCTACAGGAAATCTTGTTTATATGCCTAATTACGCAGGACATGGAAACTCTAAAAATGCAGTAGAAACAATGGTAAAATACGCAGCAGCAGAACTTGGTGAATTTAATATCCGCGTAAATGCTGTAAGTGGTGGACCAATTGATACAGATGCACTTCGTGCTTTTCCAGACTATGATGAAGTAAAAGCAAAAGTAGAAGAGCAGTCTCCATTAAAAAGAATGGGAAATCCGGAAGATCTTGCAGGGGCGGCATTTTTCTTATGTGACAAAACACAAAGTGGATGGCTCACAGGTCAAACAATTGTCATTGATGGTGGAACAACCTTTCAATAATTCCACATACTTCAACCCTATCTAGCAAAAGTCTTACCAAGTCTTTTGCTTGTTTTTTAATAAAAACTCTTGTTTATTTTTTAAAAAACCAATAGCCTCTAAACAATAACTAACTTTTTGTTCTTTAGGTAGAGATTTAAATTCTAAAATCTCTCTTTCTCTATCCACAATAATTGAAAGAGCAGGTGTTTGCACTCTTCCTGCACTCATTCCTTTAATTTTAAGCTGGTTGGATAAATAAGGAGAAAGGCTAAATCCGATTAATAAATCACCCACTCTTCTACCTAAAAAAGAATCATAGTAAGAAAAAGAAGTATTTGCAAAGAGTTTGGCTTCTTTTAAACCTTTTTTAATTCCATTTAAAGTAATTTCATGAAATTCTGCTCGATACACTTCTTTTGCAACATTTTTAATTTTATCAAAAAACATTTTTCCAATTGCATAACCCTCACGATCAGGATCTGTGGCAATATAAACAACTTTATTTTTGCATCGCTCAATATAATAAAAAATACTCTTTTTCTTTTTTTTCATCATAGACAAATTTAGCTTTAAAGTTTTCATCAAAACTCACTAAATTCATAAAATGTCCAATTATGGCAAAAGTTTCATAACCACTATATTTTTTTACTTTTTCTACCTTATTGGGAGATTCAATAATAATAATTGCTTCACTCATTTTTTCTCCTTTTATTATTTTTTGCTAGTATTCCATCAAGTAACTCTGTTGGTTGAGTTAGATGGGATACCTGTAAAAGCCTTAAAGATTCTTGGAATCGTGGACGAGCTACCCGAGGTTTGGGAGTTACTCACCATCTACTTTTTCCTCTTATTCTTTCTTGATTAAGTTTTTGTTGTATAAGTCTTAATTCATCATTGCTTTTGTTTTTAAGAATAACATCTCCTTGAAAACCACAATTATTATATTAATAAATCATACTACTACCCAAAACTCGCACCTTGTAAAAATAAAGTCACAAAAACTTATAAATATTGCATAACATAAAATTATTATATAAAAAATAAAAATTTATTTAAAATTTAAATAAAAATTAAAAAATATGTAAAATATTAAAAAAATATTTATAAAAAATAATTTTTATTATATAATTAAGTAAATTTTGAAAATAATTATCAAATAAGGAAATGTTTCTATGCCTTCTTTTTTTTCAAAAAAACAAAAATTACCACAAATCATTTCCTATACAAACTGCACAGTTATTCTTCTAGAATCCAATCAGCTGGAATTTCACCAAAAAACAAGAGATTTTATCCTTGCTACTTGCATGCAAAAAAATCTACTCGATATTCAAAAAAATTACAGCCTAGTGTGGTATGAAACCCCAAGAGATCAATTACTAGTCGCTGCAGTTCCACAAGATTCTATTTCTCATGCAAGTATTCCTGAATTTTTTCTTCCTCTTGCATTAGATCAAAAATATACCAATAATACACTTTTTTGTTTCAAAAATTTTTTAGTAGCCCTTTACCAACAAAAAATCATCTTATTGCAAAAAAATGAAAACCCTTCTGATCTACTTCTTGCTATAGAAACTATAAAAAACTTTACAAAAGAATCGGTGCAAACCATCTATACTGATCAAAAATATGAAAGCATTCCTATAAATCAAGAATCCCTCTCTACACTCCTTGGAACAAATTATTACCAAGATGCTTGTTTGCAATGCCTAAAGCTTTATCCTTCACTCTTTTTACCAGCAAAACCAAGATTCTACCAACAAAGTCTATTTTATCTATTTTGTTTTTTTGCTATCTTATTTATCATGCTTAATTTTAGTGTTGCAATACTACAATACTCTATCGATAAACTACAAAAAACTATTGCTTCTCTTGGGCAAAACACCTATCCCTCTCATCACAATGCAAAAGATCCTGCTACCTATTTTTCTAAATACAATTTTATCCACCACCTTAATAAAGAAGCCGCACACTCTCTAGTGCATTTTGAAAGTTTTACCCTACTCACACAAGAAAAAGATTTTTTTATGCTACTAAATTCTTGTCATGCCAACAAAGATTATATTAAAACTTGGAATAAAAATTTAGAAACTTATCTTTTACTTTTTTACCCAAATATAAAAAATATCACTACGCAAGATTACCAAACCTCGCCCTATCACTGCACAGAAACAAGCTGGCAAAATCAATGAATATTTTTCACATTTTTTATAATTATTGGGATACCAAAAATTTATGGGAAAAGTATTTCTGGAGTATTTTTTTGTGTTTTGCACTATGTGCATACTTTTATTTCAAGCATTTTCAACCCCTATTTAATATGTATGCTAATTTAAAAAATGAATATGCCTACCATATCGGTAGACACCATAAGATTCAAACACAACCCATAAACACTATCTTGCAATCTATTAAACAAAATGCTACAAATCTTAATATTATATCTTTGCAAAAAAAGCATTCATTTTTTTACATCAAAGGCGAAGGTAATTTGCAAGACTTCATGTCTTGGATTTACACAATTGAAAATAATGCACAAAATTTTATCTGGGATATCTCAATCCACCCACTACATAAAAAAATTGCTTTTTATATCGCTATAGAAATTAAGGATTTTATATGAAACTATGCCTTATTTTCTGTATTTTTCTTACACTACTTTCTTCGCAACAAAGAGATTTGAAAAAACTCGAAAATCTTACAAATAATATTTTTTTCAAAACAGAGCCTCTTTATCTTGAAATGATTTTTAATAAAAAAGCTAAAATCAACCAAAAATGGTATGCAAAAGGAGAGGTGGTTGAAAGTTTTTTTATCAAAGAAATTTCTATGCACTCAGTTTTATTACAAGATCTGCAAGGAAATTTTTTGTATTTGGGATTTAAAAAATGAGAATCTTTTTGCTTTTTTATCTCTTTTGTACTCTAAATTTTGCACACATTTGCTCAGAAAAAACTTTTGATATTTCTCTGAGTAATCAAAATAGTTTTAAAGATATTTTAGAAATGCTTGCACAAGAGTGTATGTTAAGCATTATTTTTCAAGATAAATACGCAAGAAGTATTTTAGAAGAAAAAAATATTATTTTAAATTTCTATCACTCCAAACTTGATGAGATTTTACAAACTGGTTTTGAAGCCCTGGATTTATACTACATCTTCAAAGACAATACCATCAAAATCTCAAGTCTACAAACAAAAACATTTTATATCCACTATATCGCCACCTCACGCATTGCATCCAGCAATACAAATATTGTTTTTTCACAAGATAAAGATAGTAATTTTTATAATAACCATTTTTTGCAACAAAATATCAATCCCAATATCGATACACAACAAAATCTCTTTAATCTTGCTAACCAACAAGAAGAATCTTCAAACCGCAGTGGAAGTAAAATTTATTCTATTGATGCTTTTGATTTTTGGGGTGAATTAGAACAAGAACTCTGGCATATTGTTTTTAGAGAAAATGATAAACATATTCCATTAAAAGATCATCACCCGATCACCATTAACAAAGGCTCGGGTTTCATCACAATTACCGCTTCACCCTCTCAAATTAAAAGAGCAAAAAAATATCTTCAAGCACTTAATAAAAAAATCAGCCTACAAGTATTAATTGATGT includes:
- a CDS encoding quinone-dependent dihydroorotate dehydrogenase, with product MLKYQRFRDFLFKFDAENIHNLAENFLAHFANKPIIQDVLLKKFYYQDSMLYYRVCGIPFNNPIGLAAGFDKNARMLEGLATLGFGFLELGTITKLPQSGNPKPRLFRHIEEKSIQNAMGFNNDGADAIKERLKKSYPFCLPIGINFGKNKQTKQEDALSDYEKLLQEFLTLGDYYVFNLSSPNTLNLRDLQNESFVGELFSMARTYTNKPLFLKIAPDISTDSMLQVCKKAIDTGASGIIATNTTLDYSVVKNPKDIGGISGAALRQKSSEVFKILAQNFFKETTLIAVGGISSAMDAYERILHGASLVQVYTGFIFEGPSICKNINQELTTLLKADGFSNIKEAIGANL
- a CDS encoding M16 family metallopeptidase; this encodes MKKILFLLGVIVSMSIASNLPKYESRKLENGLEVVVIPLQNQSNVIQTSIFYKVGSRNEFMGKSGIAHMLEHLNFKSTQNLKAGEFDEIVKKFGGVDNASTGFDYTHYYIKSSTQNLDKSLELFAEVMQNLLLKEEEFLPERDVVAEERRWRTDNSPIGTLYFRFFNTAFIYHPYHWTPIGFMDDILNWKIDDIKAFHKTYYQPQNAIVLVAGDVDANKVFEKVEKYFSTIKNKTTLPHFFSKEPKQDGERSAIIHKDTQVEWLAFGFKIPNFKHKDQIALNALSGLLSNGKSSLLYRELVDKKRLVNQIYGYNMDLIDEGIFMFIAAANQGVSAENIRKEILKIIEEIKQGNVSNEELEKLKINAKAEFLYNLESASGVADLFGSYFARGSIQPLLEYEENFDKLTKEDICAVAKKYLILNQSTSVILKPQKEK
- the dapA gene encoding 4-hydroxy-tetrahydrodipicolinate synthase, coding for MGSGFNGAMSALITPFKNNKIDEETYIQNIKRQIKYGMQACVPVGTTGESATLSHNEHKKCIEIAVETCKNTGVKVLAGAGSNATSEAIELAVFAQKCGADAILCVSPYYNKPTQEGIYQHYKAVANSVEIPLMLYNVPGRTGVEIESHTAIRLFQDVTNIFAIKEANGSMNTIIELNTYANDLAIFSGEDSINYPILANGGKGVISVTGNLLPDKIANLTNYALSGKLSESKAINNELYDINRVLFCESNPIPIKAAMYLSGLINTLEYRLPLLAPTKEHMELIEKTLQKYEVLR
- a CDS encoding enoyl-ACP reductase, producing MQGKTLVISGATRGIGKAILYRFAEYGVNIAFTYNKNEEEARKIAEDVSKKYNIKAKYYPLNVLEPEQYIDLFKQIDEDFNRVDFFISNAIIYGRSVVGGFAPFMRLKPKGLNNIYTATVLAFVVGAQEAAKRMKEVGGGAIISLSSTGNLVYMPNYAGHGNSKNAVETMVKYAAAELGEFNIRVNAVSGGPIDTDALRAFPDYDEVKAKVEEQSPLKRMGNPEDLAGAAFFLCDKTQSGWLTGQTIVIDGGTTFQ
- the mshL gene encoding pilus (MSHA type) biogenesis protein MshL: MRIFLLFYLFCTLNFAHICSEKTFDISLSNQNSFKDILEMLAQECMLSIIFQDKYARSILEEKNIILNFYHSKLDEILQTGFEALDLYYIFKDNTIKISSLQTKTFYIHYIATSRIASSNTNIVFSQDKDSNFYNNHFLQQNINPNIDTQQNLFNLANQQEESSNRSGSKIYSIDAFDFWGELEQELWHIVFRENDKHIPLKDHHPITINKGSGFITITASPSQIKRAKKYLQALNKKISLQVLIDVNILNISHKDIQTTGIDWSTFYSLGINKENNPLTTIQGSNLQYGINIFPQDLSIGKIIEFLYQYGNVKTISNPKILTLNNQPAIISVGNIIRYTQNYIYQTSNSSTTLQNTRQQYPSIFSGILLDITPSIEDDYIILKINPSITATKDIKIENEADALLSPPNLSTNQISSIVRLKNNQKVILGGLISKVHSKEKKRIPLLGYIPLIKYLFSYSKEAKQVQEMVIVITPKIIQFKEQDENTSL